CCctaaacacataacgatataattagagtgcatgaaacgtcaatgcaacgtcaatctcgacaGTTCTggaagaaataggctgggcacgatcgagtcggtcctaacactggcattgtgtcgaccataaccctcgagtgtcacttacaaccttgacatagccggatcagtcctaaccctgcgggtcgacttttccctccgccatgcccgacagtcaacaggtcgatcctaacctcacggtcgatcatatcccccgtcgatgtccgaattacccgaaggtataaactgtacccgaaggcatatagatatactgtacccgaaggtatatactgtacccgaaggcatatactgtacccgaaggcatatactgtacccgaaggcatatagatatactgtacccgaaggcatatactgtacccgaaggcatatagatatactgtacccgaaggcatatactgtacccgaaggcatatagatatactgtacccgaaggcatatactgtacccgaaggcatatactatacccgaaggcatatagatatactgtacccgaaggcatatactgtacccgaaggcatatagatatactgtacccgaaggtatatacattatctcatgatgatctccaaatcatccgactcatctctatccgatggtcaaaactgctcaacgagcaaagagtatcgacatactcggaaactatcaattccccggcttatccctcggatagcccaatgacataactgctcccacagcacaagagtatcaacatactcaaaacttctcaactttctcaacacttggatccgacgacacttctcgttttccaaaaactaagatttgcatcctaagcttccctCGAGATTaatatcattacttaaagatttagaggttgtttaaggtcttatgaattttccttgtaaaatagcttccacttttgtcttatcgcaattcttataagttctcgggatctcctaatcccaaatgactccagagaatgtctcgatccactaaaaccatacaaggcccgaatcctcgttcgacctatcaaacttcctcaacactctcaaaataaaatcggcatgacctgcccgctattctcactactcagaatctcagatatCAGTGCAAAGCACAGTTAACTCAGTAcaatcaacaaacatgtcatatctcAGCACATTCTAAAATagccacatagcacttagcatttaaagcatgcatcacacatcctaaattacccacttagcacgtaccatgtaattcaatctcaaaaacattcagtagatgaatcatctacattgtcagctgaagcctcagaaaacatttttccaatcaaacacaaacgagtgcataaacagtaaatcaagtcgaatgcgtcgacacctaaagcattagctagtaaggtaagttgcccttacctttaGTTATTCCAGGATgatcttcaaactcttcctcacaagcaaagcgttgctcctcaggaaattcctcaaaagctccTTTAAATCataatcacagaaatactatcagaatctatcgaaaactaagctattgatacttactaaggttactcgaagtagttcatactccgaggtacgataatctagcgcgaaaggacaagttttcggaaaaggaaattttcctcctcctccccctataggctcggccactttaggtaattaggggactcgatttttcttcgatcaaacttggttcctatgctatcattagccgtaactaagggtattctgaactcggaaaaattatcggatcaaaaactgtcgcaggggtattttggtcatgatttttaacttaggattttcaaaactgaaatcccaaaaaccaaatttgacagggacgtcaccaacgacgtttatgacaactaatcctactagcactaagctaaggcgatagtttttagcctaaaggttgaagctttactccaaaaactccaaaaatgggtatttaaggctaaaattgattccggcgacataacggaaaatctaacccgacagaagtgatcttgggcacataaggaagaggtttagaatcagaaatgaaatattcaggatagttttgcaaaaacccataaactatcagctcagaaaagtctacagaaaagctatggaaaaaacgatcagaggtaaggattagcgactatacctcgaaaccttgaagcagcaactaacggatcaacgatcaagcaagaaatgaagaaaatcttctcctcctcctctcctctcaaactcgcggcctttgtGGGTAgtaaatggtggagttttgtgatttcttctcacttgcttgctatatatagaagatggcaaatcgcaggaaaatgaaagtttcgcgattctgatttttccggcgtccttctccatgaattctaagataggttttggcgaaagaattccaaaactaaaatgaagcctccttgtatttttagcgactaatgcataatcggtataaaactattttacccgataagttgctttttgcatcgaatgtcggaatggaaaacttccttctgaagaaagattgaaatcatcaagagaaatgggtgtacgcgtgtagaatattcatttgaagctctgaatagagaAAGTCtccattgtcgagaaattctagcgttttgaaataccagggtttcggtttcggcaaacttccgatgattggaatcggacgtttgtagatcctagagttaagcctcgaaacgattgtgatatatggaaaaagagaagttctaacatttctctgaagatttttggaattaacttccatcgtgcctaaaagtgaaaattagctatatactagggtttctgacctaggttacgCGTATAActatcgtgctataacttaaatcgacttcaatacgatcctcagacttttcctgaactttctccttcatacatttatttcattaaataaacttttgttcaggttttcccttcacgatacatcaagcctaatcgtaaatggaaatctcttccacttattctaagcttaaaaacttgggtctcacactcTACTTAATGCTTCAGCTACAATAGTTATTGAAAATAATGAAGATGATCCCATAGATCAAGCAACTGTTTGGAATTCGAATAATGCACTTCACCTCCTGTGGCATACACTGAGTAACTCTATAAGTTTAGCAGAGATGCAGCTTAGTCAAAGCTCTTTCTGTTTTAACATCAAGACTTACTTTGTTATGTATTTTGGAACTCTTTTTGGTTCTGGTTTTAATGGTGGTTGTTCAACAAGTAAGTCTTTATCAGCATGCTCCTGTCGAGATTTCTGTGATTCAGAGTTAGAAGCAGAAAATGCAGAGTTTTTGAGTTGGTTATCAGAAGCTAAAGTTAGTGAGCAGCTTGGGTTTTCAGCTCATGAGAGATTGAATATGCTACAAAACCTTGTTAAGAGTTCAGAATTGGGTGCTTCTCAAGGTCTTGAGATGGGACTAAAATTGTCCAAAGTGCTGATTGTTTTAGCCTTGCTGCATATCCTGTGCTTTTATTTCTTGTTGTTTCTGGAAGCACCTCCTGTCCATGTGAAGATGCAACAAGCGCACTGAATTGGTCTATTGTACAGAAGCACTACTCTTTTGCATCTTCAGTCCCTTGATTGCTTGTTCATGGTGTTTGTACAGAAGACACATATatgttttcttttcctctttgctGTGTTGATATTTGTTCATGGTGTTCATAACCTGATATTGTTTTGTTCTTAGTCATGATGTTCCCAAGCTGGATGTGTTAATGTTTACCACTTCCATCTTTCGGGGGGGtattagaaatataagaatCACATTTAGTGATTAGGAATAGTTAGTTGATAGTTTGTTAGAAGTGAAATAGTTAGTTAGGAAGTTGTGCTATAAATAGTATACACATTGTATTTTTCCATTATAGTTAGTTAGGAAGTTGTGCTATAAATAGCATACACATTGTATTTTTCCATTATCAATTTTAATAATGAATGAATATTGGAATCAATTTTCCTATTCTCCTTCTTGCTATGTTTGGGATCCCATTGAAGAAAtccatgtgatttctaacatACCCAAATGAAATCTTGTTGGAGAGAATAATGATttcaaaagatgctaacggaatattccattcaaatcaaaattatttaatgtaaacttatttttccatttcttttttttctggttattttttattttatttttttcaaaaaaaaacctcactttcaaataaaaatcgttTAACGTCAgttccattaaaaaaaaaagttagtttcaacaaaaaagaatataacatCACAATTACTAGTAATACCCAGTTTATAAAGGATTTTTATAAATAgtgaattatataaaaatatttcgaaattaatttcatactaattaaaatttcaccaaataaatactaattaaatttctttttcctagatttataaaaaaatgttgctCATGAATTCATTGAGTAATGTAtggatattatttaataaaattctcttatcatatatcaataacaTCCCTCATTTTCAATTACTAAAAGTAATATATACTTTAAAATTTAACATGTTATAACCAACGCGATCATATtatccaaattaattaattaattaaaataataatataactttATATTCTTTTATGGAGTGGAAGTTTAACGAACTTTTATCataagttttaatttaaaactatttcatacatatttattcttgaattattttataaaatggttACTTTATATACCAGCTCCAACAGTATGTAAGCATTGAGAATATTTGTTTGGtcaaatattagaaagtgacgttttttttttgaaaaaaacaataaccagaaaaaaaaggaaaaataagtttacattaaataattttgatttgaatggaatattccgttagcatctttttgaATGAGGTTAACTtgataaaatgagtggggttgagtgtatattttgaataagaatggggtggagtgtttttctagcaaaccttgagggggataagtgtattttactcaaaaaaaaaaaaaaaaaagaataatgaaTCACCGGCGAGATCCTGCAGCCGGCGGTTTGATCACCCTGGAGGGAACAAACATAACATTACGGGTTGCACGTAGTAACCAACAACGACAACCATATCACTCAGTCCATGAAATCAGGACCGTTCACGTTAATCCAACCACTCATCTTAACCGTCCTATTTCCTAAACGTCTTCGCACGCGTTTTCTCATTGTTTTGAAACATTCTTCATAACAGAAAAAACGGTACAACAACACCCTCTGTCTTTGTTTCTCTCTTTCCTTGTTCATCTTTCTGCGTTGTTCACAATCATTGTTATGAAACTCTGTCACGTTCAGGTTTCATCTTCCCAAtcacatttttgttttttccaaTACCCACCTCAAAAACTTTCCATCATTGCATCTTCCAAACCTAAACCCTCTTCAATTTCCACGTTTTTTTAATCAATCATGGGTCCTTGCTATTAATGCGTGTGATTTCTGTGTTCCCCAAATCTTGGAAAGGGTTTTTCTTTCcaatttttgtttctcttgtttCAGCACACTTGCATGTTCATGGTTCACACTCTTTGTTAATCCACATCAATGGCATTGCACCATTGAGCTGATAAGGTAAACATACATTGTTTCCTTTTTCAaattgtgtgtgtgtttttttggtgttttcttctctttctctgttTCAATTTGAGGAGAAAAAATGAAATGGGTTCTATTGCGTGTCTAGGATTCTAtacttatattatttttcatttgggttttgtttttgtATGCATAGATGTTTAGGAAGGGGAGTGAATAGTGTCAGATGGGAAACAACTGTGTTGGATCAAGAGCCTCTTCGAAGGAAGGTTCGTTTACATCTAGTTTTTCAAGTTCATTCTGGTGGTCACGCGGCAGAGCCAAGAAAGAGGCTTCTCATAAACAAAAAAGCAGAAGTTCAAAAGCAAAAGCAAAAGAAACTAGTGATGTTCAATACAAGCCTCCACAGGTAGTGAaaatggagaaggaggaggtgaaGGTGAATGTGAATGTGAAGCCAACTCAAGCCAATGAGACGGCGAAATCACCGCCTGCAGAACCGACGAATCAAGGAGTTGCTAAACCAGAAGAGCCTGCAAAACCAAAGAGACCCCACAATGTGAAGAGGCTAGCAAGTGCAGGACTGAAAGCAGACTCGGTTCTGATGCGAAAAACGGGTAACCTGAAGGAGTCTTACAATTTGGGGCAGAAGCTAGGACAAGGGCAATTCGGAACCACTTTCCTTTGTTCGGAGAAAGCCACTGGGAAAGAGTATGCTTGCAAATCAATTGCAAAGAGGAAACTGCTGACAGAGGAGGATGTGGAGGATGTGAGGAGGGAGATTCAGATAATGCACCACCTTGCTGGGAGCCCCAATGTGATCTCCATTAAGGAGGCTTATGAGGATGCTGTGGCTGTTCATGTTGTGATGGAGTTGTGTGCAGGGGGTGAGCTGTTTGATAGGATTGTGGAAAGAGGGCATTACACAGAAAGGAAAGCAGCTAGGCTTGCAAGGACTATTGTAGGTGTTATTGAGTCTTGCCACTCCCTCGGAGTAATGCATCGCGATCTTAAGCCGGAGAACTTTCTTTTCGTCAATGAGCAGGAAGACTCACCCCTAAAGGCAATAGATTTTGGACTGTCTGCTTTTTTCAAACCAGGTTTGTCAATATGTTTCATTCCATATTCAATTGTTTGCTTTCCACATTTTGTTGTGTGTTGGATTTCATCAATTCTCTCTTTGTTGAATTTTTTACTTCATTTTTGACAAAGTAATGGGCCtctattaatataattttacttGCTAGTATGTAGTGATCATAGAGAATCTCCAGGATGCAAATGCTTGTGTATATATACGGTACTAATGATGGATTAATTTGACTTTACCACTTGTTTTCTTTGGCAATTAAATTTCTGTAGCTTTCTGCCTGTGGAGAatcatttttctaattttacaCTATGTGGTAAGTAATGATCTATGGATCATATTTTGTGTGGCAGCATATTAGTGATttgctttcctttttttttcttctgttgaATTGACACCAATCAGGTGCTTAATTAGTTTGACATGACAAtttgacttttaaaaaaaaaatgctcttCTAATCTCGCAAAACTTTCCTGAAGGGAAAACAATGAGAGATTAACTCTGGCACTAAGAGAAGTTCTGAGTGCAATTGATGTTGAGCAAAGTTATGGTAATTAGCATAATAAAATGTGAAGGACAATGCTATTTTTGGATTAGTAAAAGTTCTTTTTGGTGAAAAAGATActtgtttgtgtgttggttAAGAGGATATGTTTGTTGTGCATCAGTGCATCCTGCTATTGATGCTTCACTAAATATGATTCATGTGGCATTACATGAATTTTCTGCATTATGCTAACCATCTTACACTCATCATTTACAGGTGAAATTTTCAATGATGTGGTAGGAAGTCCTTATTATGTTGCCCCTGAAGTTCTACGCAAGCGTTATGGCCCAGAAGCAGATGTGTGGAGTGCTGGTGTTATTGTATACATTCTCTTATGTGGGGTTCCTCCATTTTGGGGTGGTAAGAGTTATTAAGATATCTAGCACATTATAGTCCAATATCTTTTGCTTAATTTGTATATTTCctggttaaaaaaaattaattttttttggttcctTCTTAATAGAATCGGAACAAGATATATTTGAGGCGATTTTGCATGGTGATCTTGATTTCACGTCAGATCCCTGGCCTAGTATCTCTGAAAGTGCAAAAGACTTGGTTATGAAGATGCTTGTCAGAGATCCTAGAAAACGATTAACAGCATATGACGTTCTTCGTaagtttctatatttttatcCCATTAAGATGCCATTGAAAAAAATGATATCAGGCAGCATACAGCATACTCCAGTACCATATTTTGTATGTGAttatatattatgttttttctGAAGCTTAGTTATatttattttgctcattttaaaattttcaagaaTACTACTTCAACACTAgagatgaattttatttttaaaagctACTCATTCAGTGAAGTTATCATCACTAGAATTTCAGTACGTTGAAATGTTTTAGTTTTATCCAATACATGATGGGAAATAATGTATCTTGGATGAAATATCAAGCATAGTGTTGTCATACTTTTGACATGTGAGTACAAGTTATCATAGCATTGTTCAACTTGATGTCAGTTACCACTTTGTGAATGATGGTCTCAATTTCTCGCAGGCCATCCCTGGATTCAGGTTGATGGAGCAGCACCAGATAAGCCTCTTGATTCAGCAGTTTTAAGTCGCATGAAGCAGTTTACTGCAATGAACAAGCTCAAGAAAATGGCTCTTAGAGTAAGTTATTTTTCTATTCATAACTCACTCACATAGGAGTATTTATTTTTCCTCTATTTAGATATTGATAACTAGTAGGTTATgaaattcttaattttattttcaaagtaAAATATGTCAAATTATCATTGTCATCATCAAACCTTAGTGCTCAATTTTGGAAAATTTCTGCTTAGATTGTAAAAAATTTCTCTAGTAAGTTTTTTATATTGTTCTATGCAGGTTATTGCAGAGAATCTCTCTGAAGAAGAAATTGCTGGATTGAAAGAAATATTTAAGATGATAGACACAGATAATAGTGGTCAAATTACCTTTGAAGAACTCAAGATTGGGCTGAAAAAGTTTGGCGCTAATCTCAATGAATCTGAAATTTACGATCTAATGCAAGCTGTAAGTAGTAGTTTTGAATCATCTTCTTTATTTCCTTGACTTCATAAAGCATACATTTTCTCCATGTCATCCATTAAATTGGATGGTATTGTACCCTGTCAGAAGAGAATATCATCAATCAATTTGTTAGTATTTTAATTTGATCCATCGATCCCAATTGTGTTTAATTTTGGGATACAGGCAGATGTTGATAACAGTGGCACAATTGACTACGGAGAATTCATAGCTGCAACGTTGCATCTAAACAAAGTTGAGAGAGAAGATCATTTAGTTGcagctttctcatattttgatAAAGACGGAAGCGGCTATATCACTCAAGATGAGCTTCAACAAGCTTGTGAAGAATTTGGCCTTGGCGATGTCCGTTTAGAGGAAATGATCCGAGAAGCTGATCAAGATAATGTGAGTATATACTTTAATGATTGGTAGATGATGCATGAAACCATAAAAATGGTTAAGAATTAGGATGTCATAGACTGTGAGGAGGAGGCCCTCATTTAGGACATGTTTGGATTTATTCCCATTTTGTGTTTTCAGTGTTAATTACAAAACTACcacatgattttcattttgtttcttGCTTTCCAAGTTTTGTtcagaaaaatatgaaaattattgTTGTAAAACTTTGAAAGCAGAAATCAAAGTGAAAACAAGGTTGCAGTTTCATCGTTATAACTGAAAATATAAAATGGAAACAGAAAGTAAAAATGAGaactaaattaataatttaactTAAAAATGGGAACTAATTCCCCCAACTTGATAACTTAATGCTGGATTGATGCCATTTGAATGAGAAATAAATCAACATCTTGACCAGCACAATTTGATAACTTAAAAAATGAGAACTAATTCCCCCAACTTGATTACTTAATGCTGGACTAATGCTATTAGAATGAGAACTAAATTAACATCTTGACCAGCACAATTTTCAGATTGATGTTAATGCAAAATCTATGCTGTGGTGGAATTCCtagttccatttttttttttgact
This is a stretch of genomic DNA from Lotus japonicus ecotype B-129 chromosome 1, LjGifu_v1.2. It encodes these proteins:
- the LOC130728791 gene encoding calcium-dependent protein kinase 26-like encodes the protein MGNNCVGSRASSKEGSFTSSFSSSFWWSRGRAKKEASHKQKSRSSKAKAKETSDVQYKPPQVVKMEKEEVKVNVNVKPTQANETAKSPPAEPTNQGVAKPEEPAKPKRPHNVKRLASAGLKADSVLMRKTGNLKESYNLGQKLGQGQFGTTFLCSEKATGKEYACKSIAKRKLLTEEDVEDVRREIQIMHHLAGSPNVISIKEAYEDAVAVHVVMELCAGGELFDRIVERGHYTERKAARLARTIVGVIESCHSLGVMHRDLKPENFLFVNEQEDSPLKAIDFGLSAFFKPGEIFNDVVGSPYYVAPEVLRKRYGPEADVWSAGVIVYILLCGVPPFWGESEQDIFEAILHGDLDFTSDPWPSISESAKDLVMKMLVRDPRKRLTAYDVLRHPWIQVDGAAPDKPLDSAVLSRMKQFTAMNKLKKMALRVIAENLSEEEIAGLKEIFKMIDTDNSGQITFEELKIGLKKFGANLNESEIYDLMQAADVDNSGTIDYGEFIAATLHLNKVEREDHLVAAFSYFDKDGSGYITQDELQQACEEFGLGDVRLEEMIREADQDNDGRIDYNEFVAMMQRGNADLGKKGRKGSSSFSIGFREALPVC